In the genome of Euwallacea fornicatus isolate EFF26 chromosome 21, ASM4011564v1, whole genome shotgun sequence, the window CACATGTATATGTGTAGCTGTCATTATTTTTCCTACTTGAAATTCCTGACTTCGTTCTTGAATGTGTCTTTATCCAATTATAGCAGGATGAAGATTAGAAAATTTAGTCTTAAAGTACTTGAACTTCAAGTAGCCGCACCTaaaaattatgagaaaattAGATATATTCAGCCATGGACTTAAAACTGTAATTAAGTACAGGTACtgaaggacatgatttgactATTTACATTCTCTATAAAAATGATTGTTAATGCAGGCAGAAGTGATTAagcttaatttattattggcAATTAAAAtctgtgcaaatattttattaaaaacaatgttttatgGGCAGtttattcaattaattatcAGCAAACATGGATCACAacaagaaaagcaaaaaaaccgCACGTACCGATAAGCGTCGAAGATAAGAATTATTTATGACAACACTGAATAAAATCTTAGAAGAGTTGTACCAGTGGCGGACATACAGTCGGGCAGCCAGGCCGGTAGCCCACTTACCCCTTACTGATGCGCTGCAATGGCTGTATTACAACGAACGATTCTTGAAGAAAAACGTTTGAGATTCAAATCAAGTCTTCTTGATATTGTGGTGAAGCCGGATCTCCATTAATTTCTTGTCTAATCTTGGCCATTATAACGtaataatttacattacaTACCACTCAAACTTATCTTATTGTTGTAAGGTAAACAGTACAAAAAAACAGTGGCAGACATCCGGCTGTTGAGTTTGGTGTTTGTCCCCAGAGCGGGGACCCACTTACATTGGGTTAGCCATCGAATCGTACTGTACTAGTACAAGCTTAGTACCTTCTTTCGACCTGAAAGTCTCAATCCACAAAATAAGCGGTTAAAAAGTAACGGTTAACGAATATATGGTGAACGCAATATTTACCTAAATTTGTCGCTCAGTCACAGTCGAGTGCAATTCCGTCCAATTCCATCATATATCCCTCCACCTCCCCACGGCTCTAAATGAAACAAAGCAAATAATTTACGgttgatttttattgtaaataaatagtaaCATAAAAGATCAGTAATAATAAACTATAACGGGTCCGATTAAGTGACCAAAAGAgaactattattatttctagCCACATTTAGTTCAGATTTAAACACCTAATAATGTCACATGTAACTTCTAGTTACTCTCCTATGCTGTAGTAATAGTATGTAAAATAACCTAATACGagaataaaatggaaataaactcttatatttaatatttgaaaaaactaaacataGTCATTTCTACTACGGTACAGTACATTGGGACAAAAAGAAGTAATTGATTACCTAAACGTTGCTCGCCTCCTGATGGTCGAACAAACCGACTAAAAGGGCGAAACATAACGGGGATTATTCGACCATCAGGAGCGGTCCAGGGGCAACGTACAAACTCGAAGAGAGTACATTCTATTATAAGTGCACAAAGTACGACGATTTTGGGAGCGACGTTAATCGATAAAACTGCATTAAGTACGATCTCATACCTTGTGAAGGTCTAGTGAAATTTCGTGTTTGTTTTACTTGAGTACTCCAGGGGCACGCCcaacaaaatatattacaaaaatttacacataatcaatttataaatatttattacgaTAATTAAAGTATGTCTTGTAAACTAAATAACATTAAAGTTATTCACATAATGGCCCGGATGCCAATATACAAGCATAAAGTTCAGTTGGTGTGAAAAATGTAGTAGAATTTGTTTTACGGGCCGAGGTGAAACAATGGAAAGCTGAAATGCAAAATGTTGGCTTCTTCACTTTGACGTCATCATGGTGAcaaactctgaaacaaaaaattgtttatcaaaATGAATCCGCTTGGAAATCGTACATAGAACATCAACTAGTACTAACTCTTCGCCGGAGAGGAGGCGACCTTAAGCTGCAAGCAACGGTCCGGTCGCCCCCCCTGAGGCCGAAAGAACAACgaaattattacttaattaACGCACAAAACAGTGAACATCGTCTCTTTGGCTGTAGTTAGTCAACAAAAAAAGGCAGAAGCGTCGCGTAAAAAAACCCGCAGTTCCAGGAGAAGCAATGCTTGAAATTGTGTGAAAAATCTGTCCGAAAGACACCGTTTCTCTCAGGTCTGGTGAGGGATTTTGGGTCGCTATGTAAATACAACggtggaaaaaaaaacgcgaTGGTTTCAGAATTATCCGGAACAAGCTGGTAACTTACCACAAAACGATTATTTCACGTTACTAGCACTGCTATATTAGGaatgacatttttgaaataatgatACCCTTATTAGTGGCGTTTCAACCGACCGTTTCGACTCTATATCACTACCGCCATCTTTAATCTAAACGTGAACACATCTTGGGACTCCCAAAGTCGGTGAAATGTCAAAACGGATAAAACACAAAGTGGAACTCTGCAAGTAAACTTGCTCTGCGGTCAGTCCGCTGGTCGCAACAAGCTGTTTTTGACACATAAatagcaaaatttaaagctgaaAGCGCCTTTGACCCACTGATTTTTGCTCTATGCGTGACGTTTCTGAATGCGCAgaacactaaaaaaattactttaatcacacttaacaaaaaaaaaaaagaactttttggTAGCAGAACGAAATAAAGTCGAAACGTGCGACGCAAATTTCGCAACTACCTCGGTGCGatagatacagggtgtgtttcaaaaaaatctgcgTTTCGAGACACCCCCTGTATATTCTCCTCTAACCGACGACACAtcgaaaacgtaaaaaaatgcaGTTGATTTTCTCGATGGGGCTCAGAAAACGCcccaaaaacctttttttcttgTCTGAAAATCGGCTCATGCGCTCGGCAAGAAGACTTGTACACAACATCGCATTCTAAAGTGGTACAAAGCGGACTACAAAACTGACCAGCTTGAAGCGCGTGTGACTGTAGTCGAGTACTGAGTGAAAACAATGAGCGATAGCGCTCGGAAATCTGCAAAGAACGAATACAAACTGCCAGTCATACGCCAGCCAAACtcaaacttaattaaaattaaatggaaaaaggtCGTAAGTTTAAAGCTAAATTAAGAGTGTAACTTTACTCCGCGTTAAATCGGTTGAAAATGATCTGAGACGCTGGTGACAGATCCAACTCATAAACTTCCATTCGGTATTGGCCAAAGATACattgtaatatacagggtgttaaataaaaacaatcaatttAGAGACCATCGTAGATTGGCGTCGACTTCTCGCCCTCCCTGGGGTGTGGCGCCTTCTTCGCAGGCTCGAAAGTTTCCTTCTTGCCCCGCGCTTTTTACTTTTGACATGCACGTTACAGGCCTTAACACATCTATCGAAAAAAGAAGCCTTTCTTGGTGGTGATTACGCCAcgattttctatatttaacaAAGAGAGATAATCGACGCGGCTATCAGGTAATcagataatatgaaaatactgTAAGCTTTTCCACCGAGGAAATGCCACAATGCAGGCGTCAACGATAACTTATCGTAATGGCGCAATTAAGTTGTAAATGTCGAGCGAGAGGATGAAAATTTTACGtatcttaaaaacaattttaggaaGGATTTGTGGATATTTTTACAGaagatttattgaagaaatattttcaaaaaggcgATTAAAGAAATGATGCaccattttcgagttttgAGCGTAACGTGCCTCGAATAATACAAAATTCCGCCACCGCCCTGCAGCCTCTTCGCCCCCCCCTTTTTGCGAAATTCGAAGGGCAACGTGTCCGGATTTACCTTACGAAATGTGAGCGGAACCGTCAATTTCGGCTGAACGCAATTTTGCCCGACAAAACTGAACTCGGTACGTCGCGGTGACGACGAATCGCTCCTGATTAAGTTTGGACATGAAACGGCCGAACAAACTCGGACTTCATTGGGAGGGGGATCAACCCCCCGGACGGTACTTCGAACCACcaacgaaattaaaaacgtataaaaaaaataataataatcggcGATTGCGTACCTTCGTAATTGACCTGGCCGTCACCGTCGATGTCCGCCTCCCGAATCATCTCGTCCACCTCTTCGTCGGTGAGCTTCTCCCCCAGGTTGGTCATCACGTGGCGCAGCTCCGCTGCGGAAATGAAGCCGTTGCCATCTTTGTCGAATACACGGAATGCTTCGCGGATTTCCTCCTCGCTGTCGGTGTCTTTCATTTTGCGCGCCATCATCGTGAGGAATTCGGGAAAGTCGATCGTGCCGTTACCTGGAAAATTGACCACTCACGCAAATAGTCACAACACTTGCAGGGAAAGTTCATCAAAACACTCTTGAGAGCGATTCGATTGCAGTGCTCAGACGTTTCAGCATGACTAAAGCTGGCTGACCCACCTGCGCCCAAggcccattttttttttttttcgttctgAAAGACTCTAGAAACGTCCCGACGCGGCAGGAACGATTTTTGCGTCGGTCTCTGCAGCGGGACCCGTCCGCCCATCTTACTTAGGACAAATTTGCGGCTTACAGGCGTCCGCGCTTGGGTGTTTACAACCGCACGAGTACAATGATGAATCAcggataataattattattgagttgtttttttaagtaaatagtGCAAGTGCCATACCTATTTGGCCACCGGCCAGGCTTCGCTGCTGAGCGTTTTCTGTAGTCGCCTTTTTTCGACGTCTACATTACTTCCAAAGTTAGATTTGCAGGCAAGTGTGTTTTGTCTCGGCATTGCCGGAAATCCACCCGCAAAATCCTGGCCGATATTATAAATAGATGTAAATTCAATGTCGTTGTTACATTGACCCAACCCAGTGCAGCAAAAGCTTATGTAAACAATTCCACAAACAGGAATTACCACATTTCACACACACTCGGTTTGATAGAATTATCGCAATTGCACCGTGCTCGTCGTATTTTCcttgcaattttcaaatttcgaattaatACGTCCGACATAATTAGCAGGTAAACATAGGCGGGACGAGCCCCCTGAGTTTATCACATTTGCTCTTCGCATTTAACACCTCTAATCAATGCCAAAGCGGACGTAAGTGATTATCGTTCGAGTGTTATAACTACACGATTACGCCCGTAGGTGcgtcaataaaaatgaaatgctGCGGAATCAATGAGAATTGTTTGTTTCAATGGGACGCTCGAATCGGCAATTTTCAATCGAATATGCCGGGAGACCGGCAAGATGTAGCATGCCGCTATGGTGGTACTTCAGATGGCACTTTGCgaattaattcgaaaaaatgcttttacaCCCACGGTCGATGACGTGTCGTCGTCGATTGATACAGGGTGGGGGAGTTACACGCGTTTTTCctcatatttttcagttttctcaCGTGTACCTCGAGTTGAGCGCGTTCGAAAATACAAAAcgtgaaaaatcattttaagaTTGCGGACACGACGGAATTTCACCTGCAACCGTACGCAAATCTTTGGCCGGATTTTACTTTCGATAAGGCGTATTTCTCGTCCAAATATAGACAGCTGCCCCCAACTCCGGGCACGCGAGCGTTCGTCGATAGCCCCCGATTTTCTTGGTGATCAATAAGATGAATAATTACCGAGtcgacattaaaaataaatcctcTTTGAGCGGCCGACGCACAGCAATCGCaacaaaatgtctaaaatgCTGATAGCCCGACAAGACAAAAAGCGaacattaaagatttttttgtcgGTATACGCAAAGCATGTGTTCATTACTCAAAAACGAGGATCGGCCTTGAGGCGAGCACCGCCACAGTTTATACGGCACaatacaatttatttactttaaggAATACTATTACTGGTGTTAAGAACACTAAGCCGACCATTTAAACCGGGTAATGTGCCTGGCATAACGCGAATTTTTCGCACTTATTAAGGTGGAATTATGATCGTTTTACGAGGCGATGAATTCGGCGTTGtcgcgaaaaaaaaaaagagatctTCACTTGGCAGCAC includes:
- the Cam gene encoding calmodulin; amino-acid sequence: MADQLTEEQIAEFKEAFSLFDKDGDGTITTKELGTVMRSLGQNPTEAELQDMINEVDADGNGTIDFPEFLTMMARKMKDTDSEEEIREAFRVFDKDGNGFISAAELRHVMTNLGEKLTDEEVDEMIREADIDGDGQVNYEEFVTMMTSK